A single genomic interval of bacterium harbors:
- a CDS encoding TetR family transcriptional regulator, producing the protein MANRQDDATAEKLLAAAEEAFAQSGIESASVRQINAAAGQRNTSAVRYHFGSKEGLLETLIERRMGALERERAAALLRLDEETTAPSVELLVEALVRPLAERVCREPSWGCWVRVLSQLVSIRGHSHHRVWQGEHDRTSQKIFLRLRRTLPDLSDAVWRQRATDLMTWITSSLCERARMLEAGMRPPLGREAFIENLILTSSRALAA; encoded by the coding sequence ATGGCCAACCGGCAAGATGACGCGACCGCCGAAAAGCTATTGGCGGCCGCGGAAGAAGCTTTCGCGCAATCGGGTATCGAGAGCGCATCGGTCCGCCAGATCAACGCGGCCGCCGGACAGCGCAACACCTCGGCCGTTCGGTACCACTTTGGAAGCAAGGAAGGACTGCTCGAAACGCTGATCGAGCGGCGCATGGGGGCGTTGGAGCGGGAGCGGGCTGCCGCACTCCTTCGTCTCGACGAGGAAACGACGGCCCCTAGTGTCGAACTTCTCGTCGAAGCGCTCGTTCGCCCCCTGGCGGAGCGCGTTTGCCGCGAGCCCTCGTGGGGTTGCTGGGTGCGGGTCTTGTCCCAATTGGTGTCGATCCGCGGCCACTCCCACCACCGCGTCTGGCAGGGAGAACACGACCGCACGAGTCAGAAAATCTTCCTCAGGCTCCGGCGCACGCTTCCCGATCTTTCGGACGCGGTGTGGCGACAGCGCGCGACCGACCTGATGACGTGGATCACTTCCTCGCTATGTGAGCGAGCCCGAATGCTCGAAGCCGGGATGAGGCCGCCACTCGGTCGCGAAGCCTTCATCGAGAATCTGATCCTGACATCGAGTCGCGCACTCGCCGCCTGA